From the genome of Mercenaria mercenaria strain notata unplaced genomic scaffold, MADL_Memer_1 contig_3278, whole genome shotgun sequence:
TACAGATATATCGCTTCAAGTCAGTGCTCTTTGGAGCTACGTGCTCGCCGTTTATATTAAACGCTACCGTAACAAAACACCTTGCCTTACACAGATGCGACGATACAGAACGTATTCAACAAGGATTATATGTCGATAACATACTTACCAGCGTACCAGACGAGTCTACACTGCTAGATTTCTACACCAACAGCAGACAACTGTTCCAGAAAGCATCCTTAATTTGAGATGGAGCTCTAACAACCCAGCTGTGCGTGAGAAAATCAAATCCGATGGAGTGAGCGATAAGGATAGGAATACAAAGGTACTGGGCATGCGCTGGGATTCTTCAACAGACGAACTGTCATTTCCACAAAGACTGAAGGCAGCGTCGAATATCTCTCTTCTAACGAAACGTGTGATCCTTCAAGAATCATCCTCCATTTATGATCCACTTGGATTACTTAGCCCGATCACCGTGACAGGCAAGATGTTGATACAGTCGCTATGGAAACGTAAATTTGAGTGGGACGAACCGTTGCCAGATGACATCATTACAGAGTGGTGTAAGATCAGAGAAGATACCGCGAAAGCTACCGAAACCAAGTTTAGCAGACAATACTTTCAAGGCACAACACCCAGGAAAGTAACTCTTCATGTCTTCTGCGATGCCAGCACCAAAGCTTATGGCTCATGCGCATACCTTGTTTCCGGTTGTCACAGCACTCTCGTCATGGCGAAGAATAAAGTAACTCCCATTAAACAACTTACCGTGCCGAAACTTGAACTGTGTGCAGCACTTATAGGCGCTAAACTTTGTCAACACATAACATCAACCATACAATGTGAAAAGGTATACTTATGGAGCGACAGCCAGATCGTACTGAAGTGGATTACCACAGCCACAATTCGTAACCAGACGTGTAACAGAAATACATGAGTTGACAGACGGCTTCATGTGGCACTATTGCCCTACAGATTCAAACCCAGCAGACCTTCTGTCGAGAGGACTTACCTATGAGAAATTTCACGACAACAGATTATGGATGTATGGTCCTAGCTGGCTAAACGCCGAGACAACATTTTCCGGATATGAATTAATATTGAGTTCGCACACCGACAGTGAATACGAAGATACAAATTATTCCGCATGTATGACTACATCGCGAGAAATTACACCCGATCCCGGCATTTTAGATGTTATAGACATCAATAGATTCGACACATACCGTAAGCTGATACGTGTTACAGCATATGTTCTAAGATTTGTGAACAACTGCAGAAATATTGAGAAAGATCTACGGACCTCTAGAGTCGCACGAGATCAACGCAGCAGCCAAGCAGCTGATAAAGTACGTACAGTGCCGTCATTTTCCGGACGTGATAGAGTACATCTACCAGAATAGAAACATCCAGATGAAAAGACCCAACCTAGTGAGACAGCTTGATTTGTTTCTTGATGACGACAAATTAATACGTTGTGGCGGCAGAATATCTAACGCACCGTTATTACACAGCACGAGATTTCCCTACCTACTTCC
Proteins encoded in this window:
- the LOC128552903 gene encoding uncharacterized protein LOC128552903, whose translation is MRWDSSTDELSFPQRLKAASNISLLTKRVILQESSSIYDPLGLLSPITVTGKMLIQSLWKRKFEWDEPLPDDIITEWCKIREDTAKATETKFSRQYFQGTTPRKVTLHVFCDASTKAYGSCAYLVSGCHSTLVMAKNKVTPIKQLTVPKLELCAALIGAKLCQHITSTIQCEKVYLWSDSQIVLKWITTATIRNQTCNRNT